A section of the Callithrix jacchus isolate 240 chromosome 14, calJac240_pri, whole genome shotgun sequence genome encodes:
- the NT5C1B gene encoding cytosolic 5'-nucleotidase 1B isoform X1 yields MSQTSLKQKKKNEPGMRSSKESLEAGKRKESDKTGVRLGSQMKRAVNPNHSLRCCPFRGHSSCRRCLCAAEGTALGPCRTICIYIHMCLLWEQGQQITMMRESQELSLPKTDSRGYVVRSQWSQRSRSPSTRAPSVDEPRSRNTSAKLPSSSASSRTPSTSPSLQDSSPPPTGQPSFQPPASPQPPASPQPPRSLDSRPPTSQEPDPGSRCNTRMQENPEAWAQGMREIRQTRDSQPREYQRPSSQRRVPYPASDQLDRDCLSEQKQWEDEDDYEAAYWASVRSFYEKKLSCSSPLSPRPPKPKNAITIAVSSCALFNMVDGRKVYEEEGLEKYIEYQLTNENIILTPGPAFRFVKALQYVNARLRDLYPDEQDLFDIVLMTNNHAQVGVRLINSVNHYGLLIDRFCLTGGKNPIGYLKAYLTNLYVSTDSEKVQEAIQEGIASATMFDGAKDMAYCDTQLRVAFDGDAVLFSDESEHFTKEHGMDKFFQYDTLCESKPLAQGPLKGFLEDLGRLQKKFHAKNERLLCPIRTYLVTARSAASSGARVLKTLRRWGLEIDEALFLAGAPKSPILVKIRPHIFFDDHMFHIEGAPKLGPIAAYGFNKKFST; encoded by the exons atgaGTCAAACATCcctcaaacagaaaaagaag AATGAGCCTGGAATGAGGTCCTCAAAAGAAAGTCtagaagcaggaaaaagaaaggaatctgACAAAACGGGAGTTCGTCTTGGCAGTCAG ATGAAGCGTGCAGTCAATCCGAATCACTCGCTGAGATGTTGCCCTTTCCGGGGTCACTCGTCGTGTAGACGCTGCCTTTGTGCAGCTGAGGGAACAGCCCTTGGCCCCTGCCGcacaatatgtatttatattcacATGTGCCTGTTGTGGGAGCAGGGCCAGCAGATCACCATGATGagg GAATCACAAGAATTGTCACTGCCGAAGACAGACTCTCGAGGGTACGTTGTACGCAGTCAATGGTCTCAAAGATCCAGGAGCCCATCCACCAGGGCTCCATCAGTAGATGAGCCTAGAAGCAGGAACACCAGTGCTAAG CTCCCCAGCAGCTCTGCGAGCTCCCGgactccatccacctccccaagCCTGCAAGACTCCTCGCCGCCGCCGACCGGGCAGCCCTCATTCCAGCCACCCGCCTCGCCCCAGCCGCCTGCGTCGCCCCAGCCACCCCGGTCACTGGACTCGCGGCCTCCCACGTCCCAAGAGCCGGATCCTGGCTCCCGGTGCAACACCAGAATGCAAGAGAATCCGGAGGCCTGGGCGCAAGGCATGCGAGAAATCCGCCAGACCCGGGACTCGCAGCCGCGGGAATACCAGCGCCCGTCCAGCCAGCGCAGGGTGCCCTACCCCGCCTCTGACCAGCTGGACCGCGACTGTCTGTCTGAGCAGAAGCAGTGGGAGGATGAGGACGACTACGAGGCTGCCTACTGGGCATCCGTGAGGTCGTTCTATGAGAAGAAGCTGAGTTGCTCGAGCCCCCTGAGCCCCCGGCCG CCCAAACCCAAGAACGCCATCACCATTGCCGTCTCATCCTGCGCGCTCTTCAACATGGTGGACGGCAGGAAAGTCTACGAGGAAGAGGGTCTGGAAAAGTACATAGAGTATCAGCTCACCAATGAGAATATCATCCTGACCCCGGGCCCTGCGTTCCGCTTTGTCAAG GCACTACAGTATGTCAATGCTAGACTCCGTGATCTATATCCCGATGAACAGGACTTATTTGATATTGTACTGATGACTAATAACCATGCCCAAGTGGGAGTGCGGCTTATAAACAGCGTCAATCACTatg GCTTACTGATTGACCGCTTCTGTCTGACCGGTGGAAAAAACCCCATTGGCTATTTGAAGGCATATCTTACCAACTTGTATGTTTCTACAGATTCTGAAAAAGTGCAAGAGGCAATACAAGAAG GTATTGCCTCTGCAACAATGTTTGATGGAGCCAAAGACATGGCTTACTGTGACACCCAGCTCCGTGTGGCCTTCGATGGGGATGCTGTCCTCTTCTCTGATGAGTCTGAACATTTTACCAAAGAGCATGGGATGGACAAATTCTTCCAGTATGATACATTATGTGAAAGTAAGCCTCTTGCTCAG GGTCCCCTAAAAGGCTTTCTGGAAGATTTAGGCAGACTGCAAAAGAAGTTCCATGCCAAAAATGAACGGTTACTTTGTCCTATCAGGACCTACCTGGTTACAGCTAGGAGTGCAGCCAGTTCAGGTGCCCGTGTGCTGAAGACCCTTCGACGCTGGGGTCTAGAGATAGACGAAGCTCTTTTCCTTGCTGGAGCCCCCAAAAGTCCCATCTTGGTGAAGATCCGGCCCCACATCTTCTTTGATGACCACATGTTCCACATTGAAGGGGCACCGAAGTTAGGTCCCATCGCAGCTTATGGCTTTAATAAAAAGTTCAGTACTTAG
- the NT5C1B gene encoding cytosolic 5'-nucleotidase 1B isoform X2: protein MSQTSLKQKKKNEPGMRSSKESLEAGKRKESDKTGVRLGSQESQELSLPKTDSRGYVVRSQWSQRSRSPSTRAPSVDEPRSRNTSAKLPSSSASSRTPSTSPSLQDSSPPPTGQPSFQPPASPQPPASPQPPRSLDSRPPTSQEPDPGSRCNTRMQENPEAWAQGMREIRQTRDSQPREYQRPSSQRRVPYPASDQLDRDCLSEQKQWEDEDDYEAAYWASVRSFYEKKLSCSSPLSPRPPKPKNAITIAVSSCALFNMVDGRKVYEEEGLEKYIEYQLTNENIILTPGPAFRFVKALQYVNARLRDLYPDEQDLFDIVLMTNNHAQVGVRLINSVNHYGLLIDRFCLTGGKNPIGYLKAYLTNLYVSTDSEKVQEAIQEGIASATMFDGAKDMAYCDTQLRVAFDGDAVLFSDESEHFTKEHGMDKFFQYDTLCESKPLAQGPLKGFLEDLGRLQKKFHAKNERLLCPIRTYLVTARSAASSGARVLKTLRRWGLEIDEALFLAGAPKSPILVKIRPHIFFDDHMFHIEGAPKLGPIAAYGFNKKFST, encoded by the exons atgaGTCAAACATCcctcaaacagaaaaagaag AATGAGCCTGGAATGAGGTCCTCAAAAGAAAGTCtagaagcaggaaaaagaaaggaatctgACAAAACGGGAGTTCGTCTTGGCAGTCAG GAATCACAAGAATTGTCACTGCCGAAGACAGACTCTCGAGGGTACGTTGTACGCAGTCAATGGTCTCAAAGATCCAGGAGCCCATCCACCAGGGCTCCATCAGTAGATGAGCCTAGAAGCAGGAACACCAGTGCTAAG CTCCCCAGCAGCTCTGCGAGCTCCCGgactccatccacctccccaagCCTGCAAGACTCCTCGCCGCCGCCGACCGGGCAGCCCTCATTCCAGCCACCCGCCTCGCCCCAGCCGCCTGCGTCGCCCCAGCCACCCCGGTCACTGGACTCGCGGCCTCCCACGTCCCAAGAGCCGGATCCTGGCTCCCGGTGCAACACCAGAATGCAAGAGAATCCGGAGGCCTGGGCGCAAGGCATGCGAGAAATCCGCCAGACCCGGGACTCGCAGCCGCGGGAATACCAGCGCCCGTCCAGCCAGCGCAGGGTGCCCTACCCCGCCTCTGACCAGCTGGACCGCGACTGTCTGTCTGAGCAGAAGCAGTGGGAGGATGAGGACGACTACGAGGCTGCCTACTGGGCATCCGTGAGGTCGTTCTATGAGAAGAAGCTGAGTTGCTCGAGCCCCCTGAGCCCCCGGCCG CCCAAACCCAAGAACGCCATCACCATTGCCGTCTCATCCTGCGCGCTCTTCAACATGGTGGACGGCAGGAAAGTCTACGAGGAAGAGGGTCTGGAAAAGTACATAGAGTATCAGCTCACCAATGAGAATATCATCCTGACCCCGGGCCCTGCGTTCCGCTTTGTCAAG GCACTACAGTATGTCAATGCTAGACTCCGTGATCTATATCCCGATGAACAGGACTTATTTGATATTGTACTGATGACTAATAACCATGCCCAAGTGGGAGTGCGGCTTATAAACAGCGTCAATCACTatg GCTTACTGATTGACCGCTTCTGTCTGACCGGTGGAAAAAACCCCATTGGCTATTTGAAGGCATATCTTACCAACTTGTATGTTTCTACAGATTCTGAAAAAGTGCAAGAGGCAATACAAGAAG GTATTGCCTCTGCAACAATGTTTGATGGAGCCAAAGACATGGCTTACTGTGACACCCAGCTCCGTGTGGCCTTCGATGGGGATGCTGTCCTCTTCTCTGATGAGTCTGAACATTTTACCAAAGAGCATGGGATGGACAAATTCTTCCAGTATGATACATTATGTGAAAGTAAGCCTCTTGCTCAG GGTCCCCTAAAAGGCTTTCTGGAAGATTTAGGCAGACTGCAAAAGAAGTTCCATGCCAAAAATGAACGGTTACTTTGTCCTATCAGGACCTACCTGGTTACAGCTAGGAGTGCAGCCAGTTCAGGTGCCCGTGTGCTGAAGACCCTTCGACGCTGGGGTCTAGAGATAGACGAAGCTCTTTTCCTTGCTGGAGCCCCCAAAAGTCCCATCTTGGTGAAGATCCGGCCCCACATCTTCTTTGATGACCACATGTTCCACATTGAAGGGGCACCGAAGTTAGGTCCCATCGCAGCTTATGGCTTTAATAAAAAGTTCAGTACTTAG
- the NT5C1B gene encoding cytosolic 5'-nucleotidase 1B isoform X4: MSQTSLKQKKKNEPGMRSSKESLEAGKRKESDKTGVRLGSQLPSSSASSRTPSTSPSLQDSSPPPTGQPSFQPPASPQPPASPQPPRSLDSRPPTSQEPDPGSRCNTRMQENPEAWAQGMREIRQTRDSQPREYQRPSSQRRVPYPASDQLDRDCLSEQKQWEDEDDYEAAYWASVRSFYEKKLSCSSPLSPRPPKPKNAITIAVSSCALFNMVDGRKVYEEEGLEKYIEYQLTNENIILTPGPAFRFVKALQYVNARLRDLYPDEQDLFDIVLMTNNHAQVGVRLINSVNHYGLLIDRFCLTGGKNPIGYLKAYLTNLYVSTDSEKVQEAIQEGIASATMFDGAKDMAYCDTQLRVAFDGDAVLFSDESEHFTKEHGMDKFFQYDTLCESKPLAQGPLKGFLEDLGRLQKKFHAKNERLLCPIRTYLVTARSAASSGARVLKTLRRWGLEIDEALFLAGAPKSPILVKIRPHIFFDDHMFHIEGAPKLGPIAAYGFNKKFST; this comes from the exons atgaGTCAAACATCcctcaaacagaaaaagaag AATGAGCCTGGAATGAGGTCCTCAAAAGAAAGTCtagaagcaggaaaaagaaaggaatctgACAAAACGGGAGTTCGTCTTGGCAGTCAG CTCCCCAGCAGCTCTGCGAGCTCCCGgactccatccacctccccaagCCTGCAAGACTCCTCGCCGCCGCCGACCGGGCAGCCCTCATTCCAGCCACCCGCCTCGCCCCAGCCGCCTGCGTCGCCCCAGCCACCCCGGTCACTGGACTCGCGGCCTCCCACGTCCCAAGAGCCGGATCCTGGCTCCCGGTGCAACACCAGAATGCAAGAGAATCCGGAGGCCTGGGCGCAAGGCATGCGAGAAATCCGCCAGACCCGGGACTCGCAGCCGCGGGAATACCAGCGCCCGTCCAGCCAGCGCAGGGTGCCCTACCCCGCCTCTGACCAGCTGGACCGCGACTGTCTGTCTGAGCAGAAGCAGTGGGAGGATGAGGACGACTACGAGGCTGCCTACTGGGCATCCGTGAGGTCGTTCTATGAGAAGAAGCTGAGTTGCTCGAGCCCCCTGAGCCCCCGGCCG CCCAAACCCAAGAACGCCATCACCATTGCCGTCTCATCCTGCGCGCTCTTCAACATGGTGGACGGCAGGAAAGTCTACGAGGAAGAGGGTCTGGAAAAGTACATAGAGTATCAGCTCACCAATGAGAATATCATCCTGACCCCGGGCCCTGCGTTCCGCTTTGTCAAG GCACTACAGTATGTCAATGCTAGACTCCGTGATCTATATCCCGATGAACAGGACTTATTTGATATTGTACTGATGACTAATAACCATGCCCAAGTGGGAGTGCGGCTTATAAACAGCGTCAATCACTatg GCTTACTGATTGACCGCTTCTGTCTGACCGGTGGAAAAAACCCCATTGGCTATTTGAAGGCATATCTTACCAACTTGTATGTTTCTACAGATTCTGAAAAAGTGCAAGAGGCAATACAAGAAG GTATTGCCTCTGCAACAATGTTTGATGGAGCCAAAGACATGGCTTACTGTGACACCCAGCTCCGTGTGGCCTTCGATGGGGATGCTGTCCTCTTCTCTGATGAGTCTGAACATTTTACCAAAGAGCATGGGATGGACAAATTCTTCCAGTATGATACATTATGTGAAAGTAAGCCTCTTGCTCAG GGTCCCCTAAAAGGCTTTCTGGAAGATTTAGGCAGACTGCAAAAGAAGTTCCATGCCAAAAATGAACGGTTACTTTGTCCTATCAGGACCTACCTGGTTACAGCTAGGAGTGCAGCCAGTTCAGGTGCCCGTGTGCTGAAGACCCTTCGACGCTGGGGTCTAGAGATAGACGAAGCTCTTTTCCTTGCTGGAGCCCCCAAAAGTCCCATCTTGGTGAAGATCCGGCCCCACATCTTCTTTGATGACCACATGTTCCACATTGAAGGGGCACCGAAGTTAGGTCCCATCGCAGCTTATGGCTTTAATAAAAAGTTCAGTACTTAG
- the NT5C1B gene encoding cytosolic 5'-nucleotidase 1B isoform X3: MRSSEGPGESSSLQPRDLPSSQCIIHMGIRERHAPRCYVECSGRNVWPTLLMELTGGCTPRHWPSKIHSQALCPTCRPLTEQLPSSSASSRTPSTSPSLQDSSPPPTGQPSFQPPASPQPPASPQPPRSLDSRPPTSQEPDPGSRCNTRMQENPEAWAQGMREIRQTRDSQPREYQRPSSQRRVPYPASDQLDRDCLSEQKQWEDEDDYEAAYWASVRSFYEKKLSCSSPLSPRPPKPKNAITIAVSSCALFNMVDGRKVYEEEGLEKYIEYQLTNENIILTPGPAFRFVKALQYVNARLRDLYPDEQDLFDIVLMTNNHAQVGVRLINSVNHYGLLIDRFCLTGGKNPIGYLKAYLTNLYVSTDSEKVQEAIQEGIASATMFDGAKDMAYCDTQLRVAFDGDAVLFSDESEHFTKEHGMDKFFQYDTLCESKPLAQGPLKGFLEDLGRLQKKFHAKNERLLCPIRTYLVTARSAASSGARVLKTLRRWGLEIDEALFLAGAPKSPILVKIRPHIFFDDHMFHIEGAPKLGPIAAYGFNKKFST, from the exons ATGAGGAGCTCTGAAGGCCCTGGGGAGAGCTCCAGTCTCCAGCCAAGGGACCTTCCCAGCTCTCAGTGCATCATTCACATGGGGATTCGGGAGCGACACGCCCCGAGGTGCTATGTAGAGTGTTCTGGTAGGAATGTCTGGCCCACTTTGCTCATGGAGTTAACTGGAGGTTGCACACCAAGGCACTGGCCAAGCAAGATCCATTCGCAAGCCCTCTGTCCTACCTGCAGGCCTCTGACTGAGCAG CTCCCCAGCAGCTCTGCGAGCTCCCGgactccatccacctccccaagCCTGCAAGACTCCTCGCCGCCGCCGACCGGGCAGCCCTCATTCCAGCCACCCGCCTCGCCCCAGCCGCCTGCGTCGCCCCAGCCACCCCGGTCACTGGACTCGCGGCCTCCCACGTCCCAAGAGCCGGATCCTGGCTCCCGGTGCAACACCAGAATGCAAGAGAATCCGGAGGCCTGGGCGCAAGGCATGCGAGAAATCCGCCAGACCCGGGACTCGCAGCCGCGGGAATACCAGCGCCCGTCCAGCCAGCGCAGGGTGCCCTACCCCGCCTCTGACCAGCTGGACCGCGACTGTCTGTCTGAGCAGAAGCAGTGGGAGGATGAGGACGACTACGAGGCTGCCTACTGGGCATCCGTGAGGTCGTTCTATGAGAAGAAGCTGAGTTGCTCGAGCCCCCTGAGCCCCCGGCCG CCCAAACCCAAGAACGCCATCACCATTGCCGTCTCATCCTGCGCGCTCTTCAACATGGTGGACGGCAGGAAAGTCTACGAGGAAGAGGGTCTGGAAAAGTACATAGAGTATCAGCTCACCAATGAGAATATCATCCTGACCCCGGGCCCTGCGTTCCGCTTTGTCAAG GCACTACAGTATGTCAATGCTAGACTCCGTGATCTATATCCCGATGAACAGGACTTATTTGATATTGTACTGATGACTAATAACCATGCCCAAGTGGGAGTGCGGCTTATAAACAGCGTCAATCACTatg GCTTACTGATTGACCGCTTCTGTCTGACCGGTGGAAAAAACCCCATTGGCTATTTGAAGGCATATCTTACCAACTTGTATGTTTCTACAGATTCTGAAAAAGTGCAAGAGGCAATACAAGAAG GTATTGCCTCTGCAACAATGTTTGATGGAGCCAAAGACATGGCTTACTGTGACACCCAGCTCCGTGTGGCCTTCGATGGGGATGCTGTCCTCTTCTCTGATGAGTCTGAACATTTTACCAAAGAGCATGGGATGGACAAATTCTTCCAGTATGATACATTATGTGAAAGTAAGCCTCTTGCTCAG GGTCCCCTAAAAGGCTTTCTGGAAGATTTAGGCAGACTGCAAAAGAAGTTCCATGCCAAAAATGAACGGTTACTTTGTCCTATCAGGACCTACCTGGTTACAGCTAGGAGTGCAGCCAGTTCAGGTGCCCGTGTGCTGAAGACCCTTCGACGCTGGGGTCTAGAGATAGACGAAGCTCTTTTCCTTGCTGGAGCCCCCAAAAGTCCCATCTTGGTGAAGATCCGGCCCCACATCTTCTTTGATGACCACATGTTCCACATTGAAGGGGCACCGAAGTTAGGTCCCATCGCAGCTTATGGCTTTAATAAAAAGTTCAGTACTTAG